The following proteins are co-located in the Cydia pomonella isolate Wapato2018A chromosome 19, ilCydPomo1, whole genome shotgun sequence genome:
- the LOC133528331 gene encoding uncharacterized protein LOC133528331 encodes MDEDIAQILHEWGLSEYYEIFKQNKITLKTFNILDQGMIQELIKPIGDRATFISNLNIWKQISNDDDDDFSLSLSQGSKSDINVDVLNEKHRNVPPIKNITNFQSSQDGSPSDSSVNTSINLPPVKDLTNEIEQLTSEVYTIQNVSPSGSSSTNVLITYTPKLKRQALLDILNKSAKGRSLLNLHKEEGMLSSNSRRKLCNIIVEDLLLEDPDVRVTHETLLSIANKIRNIFPKENITYDNNIGQFKKQHN; translated from the exons ATGGACGAAGACATCGCGCAAATATTGCATGAGTGGGGTCTGTCAGAATACTACGAGATATTCAAAC AAAATAAGATCACCCTCAAAACATTCAACATATTGGATCAGGGAATGATACAAGAACTGATTAAACCAATTGGAGACAGAGCCACATTCATAAGCAACTTAAATATTTGgaaacaaatatcaaatgatgatgatgatgatttctcTCTTAGTCTCAGTCAG GGGAGCAAATCGGACATTAATGTCGATGTGTTGAATGAGAAACACAGAAACGTACCaccaataaagaatattaccAACTTCCAAAGCAGTCAAGATGGATCCCCTTCTGACAGTAGCGTCAACACATCAATTAATCTACCACCAGTAAAGGACCTTACCAACGAAATCGAACAGTTGACAAGTGAGGTGTACACTATTCAAAATGTATCCCCTTCTGGCAGCAGCTCAACAAATGTGTTAATAACATATACTCCAAAGCTTAAACGACAA GCACTGCtggacatattaaataaatctgcAAAGGGTAGAAGCTTGCTGAATTTACACAAAGAAGAAGGAATGTTGTCAAGCAATAGCAGAAGGAAGCTTTGCAATATTATCGTGGAAGATCTATTGTTAGAAGACCCTGATGTGAGGGTAACACATGAGACGCTTCTTAGTATCGCTAATAAAATTAGAAACATTTTTCCAAAGGAGAATATAACCTATGATAATAACATTggacaatttaaaaaacaacaCAATTAA